From Rhodoferax sp. AJA081-3, the proteins below share one genomic window:
- a CDS encoding methyl-accepting chemotaxis protein → MFSNISLKAKIITLLAVAIAALLAVMLIAFSGLKSDAEQLAEVGKNRMPSVLALQIVNEAQSAIRSSSRGIDSKAARLEEYKDIEMFLKEKTDAWKRVDDGFKLYEPLPQTPEEADVWKQFVKEWDAWKKSDDKLTDLAKDVMKADTDARRKEMFSQHHTALVDSRTLFAPAEASLDKLVQMNVKYGDEAVKSAEESAARSLKLMYTVSGVSFVALVLLGVFILSAIMKQLGGDPAYAADIVEQVAAGDLTVRIDLKPNDNTSLLASMKAMVDKLSQVVAEVSSGAAGLTGAAEQISATAQSLSQASTEQAAGVEETSASVEQMTASIAQNTENAKVTDAMASKAASEATEGGEAVKSTVAAMKQIAKKIVIIDDIAYQTNLLALNAAIEAARAGEHGKGFAVVAAEVRKLAERSQVAAQEIGEVADSSVQLAERAGSLLDEMVPNIKKTSDLVQEITAASEEQSAGVSQINAAVGQLSQTTQQNAAGSEELAATAEEMTSQAESLQSTISFFRVTQGNQGNTVGVRKPSTTATRSTASRKDGKAAKPSQVRSGFTDAEPDEAHFVKY, encoded by the coding sequence ATGTTCTCCAATATTTCGCTCAAAGCAAAAATCATCACCCTGCTTGCGGTGGCCATCGCGGCCCTGTTGGCGGTCATGCTCATCGCATTCTCGGGATTGAAATCGGACGCCGAACAGCTTGCGGAAGTTGGCAAGAACCGCATGCCCTCGGTCTTGGCGCTGCAGATTGTGAATGAGGCGCAGTCTGCCATCCGGTCGTCGTCCCGTGGTATTGACAGCAAGGCAGCCCGTCTGGAGGAATACAAAGATATTGAGATGTTTCTCAAAGAAAAGACAGACGCCTGGAAACGTGTCGACGATGGATTCAAGCTCTATGAGCCATTGCCACAGACGCCTGAAGAAGCGGATGTATGGAAACAGTTCGTCAAGGAGTGGGATGCTTGGAAAAAGAGTGATGACAAGCTGACCGATCTCGCCAAAGATGTGATGAAGGCAGACACTGACGCACGTCGCAAGGAGATGTTTAGCCAACACCACACGGCGTTGGTCGATAGCCGCACGCTGTTCGCCCCGGCCGAAGCCAGTCTGGACAAACTGGTTCAGATGAACGTGAAATACGGTGATGAAGCGGTGAAGAGTGCTGAAGAGTCGGCTGCCCGCTCTCTTAAGTTGATGTACACGGTTTCCGGTGTCTCGTTTGTTGCCCTTGTGTTGCTTGGTGTCTTTATTCTGAGCGCCATCATGAAACAACTGGGCGGCGACCCCGCCTATGCTGCCGACATCGTGGAGCAAGTGGCCGCCGGTGATCTCACTGTGCGGATCGACCTCAAACCCAACGACAACACCAGCCTGTTGGCCAGCATGAAAGCCATGGTGGACAAACTATCGCAGGTGGTGGCCGAGGTGTCCTCCGGTGCAGCCGGCCTCACGGGCGCGGCCGAACAGATCAGTGCCACAGCGCAATCCCTGTCGCAGGCCAGCACCGAGCAGGCAGCCGGTGTGGAAGAAACCAGTGCATCGGTCGAGCAAATGACTGCTTCCATTGCCCAGAACACCGAGAACGCCAAGGTGACTGACGCCATGGCCAGCAAGGCCGCCAGCGAGGCGACTGAAGGTGGTGAAGCGGTGAAATCCACCGTGGCGGCCATGAAACAAATCGCCAAGAAGATTGTCATCATCGACGACATCGCCTACCAGACGAATCTGCTGGCGCTGAATGCCGCCATTGAAGCGGCCCGTGCCGGCGAACATGGCAAGGGTTTTGCCGTGGTCGCCGCCGAAGTGCGCAAGCTGGCAGAACGCAGCCAGGTGGCCGCCCAAGAGATTGGTGAAGTGGCCGACAGCAGTGTGCAACTGGCCGAGCGTGCGGGCTCCTTGCTGGACGAGATGGTGCCCAATATCAAGAAGACATCGGACCTGGTGCAAGAGATCACGGCTGCATCGGAAGAGCAGTCGGCCGGTGTGTCGCAGATCAATGCTGCCGTTGGCCAGCTGAGCCAGACTACGCAGCAAAACGCTGCCGGTTCTGAAGAGTTGGCTGCCACCGCTGAAGAAATGACCAGCCAGGCTGAATCGCTGCAGTCCACTATTTCCTTCTTCCGTGTCACCCAAGGCAACCAGGGCAACACGGTGGGTGTGCGCAAACCATCCACAACGGCTACCCGCAGCACAGCGTCGCGCAAGGACGGAAAAGCAGCCAAACCCAGCCAGGTGCGCTCCGGTTTTACGGACGCGGAGCCTGACGAAGCCCACTTCGTCAAGTACTGA
- a CDS encoding chemotaxis protein CheW, translated as MTSLVQTGGRSLVAAAATTSLPQEPTQYLTFMLGGEIYAIGILSIKEIIEYGGLTTVPMMPGAIRGVINLRGAVVPVMDLATRFGQPSSEITKRTCIVIVELEHDGEQHVIGVVVDSVNAVQEIAPGDVEPAPSFGMKIAPDLIAGMGKVNGKFVILLNIQQVLSISQLTNLQGILAPESAADQGTH; from the coding sequence ATGACTTCACTCGTACAGACTGGCGGCAGAAGTCTGGTGGCGGCTGCGGCCACCACTAGCTTGCCGCAGGAGCCCACCCAGTACCTGACCTTTATGCTGGGTGGTGAGATCTACGCCATCGGCATTTTGTCCATCAAGGAAATCATCGAGTACGGCGGCCTGACCACCGTGCCGATGATGCCTGGCGCCATACGCGGCGTGATCAACCTGCGTGGCGCCGTGGTGCCCGTCATGGACCTTGCCACCCGTTTTGGACAACCCTCCAGCGAGATCACCAAGCGCACCTGCATTGTGATTGTGGAGCTTGAGCACGACGGCGAACAACATGTTATTGGTGTAGTGGTGGATTCCGTCAACGCCGTGCAGGAAATTGCACCCGGGGACGTAGAGCCTGCGCCCAGCTTTGGCATGAAGATAGCCCCGGACCTGATTGCTGGCATGGGCAAGGTCAACGGAAAGTTTGTGATTCTGCTCAATATCCAGCAGGTGTTGTCGATCAGCCAGTTGACCAACCTGCAGGGAATATTGGCGCCGGAGTCTGCTGCCGATCAGGGCACCCATTGA
- the purD gene encoding phosphoribosylamine--glycine ligase, with translation MNVLVIGGGGREHAMAWKLAESDKVQMVYVAPGNGGTALDSRLKNVPITDVVALREWAQENKIGLTVVGPEGPLAAGVVDEFRAHGLRIFGPTKAAAQLESSKAFSKAFMQRHNIPTAAYEAFTDPKAAHAYVDRMGAPIVVKADGLAAGKGVVVALTLDEAHAAIDFMLLDNKLGVVHNAGEGGQAVPRVVIEEFLEGEEASFMVLCDGKDVVALATSQDHKRLLDDDQGPNTGGMGAYSPAPVVTPQVHARAMREIILPTLKGMEQDGIPYTGFLYAGLMIDPQGQVKTLEFNCRMGDPETQPILMRLKTDFVDVLLAATEHGGLANMELDWDRRTALGVVLAAFGYPSTPRKGDVIHGLPAPQETCMVFHAGTEACDGATVTSGGRVLCVTALAENAKAARQVAYDAIPGIRFDGMQYRQDIGHRAIKPGADGKAGR, from the coding sequence ATGAATGTTCTGGTGATCGGGGGAGGCGGCCGCGAGCACGCCATGGCCTGGAAGTTGGCAGAGTCCGACAAGGTCCAAATGGTCTACGTGGCGCCTGGCAACGGTGGCACTGCGCTGGACAGCCGCCTGAAAAACGTGCCCATTACCGATGTGGTGGCGCTGCGCGAATGGGCGCAGGAGAACAAGATTGGTTTGACGGTGGTCGGCCCGGAAGGCCCGTTGGCAGCTGGTGTGGTGGATGAATTCCGCGCCCACGGCCTGCGGATTTTTGGCCCCACAAAGGCCGCCGCGCAGCTGGAGAGTTCCAAGGCTTTCTCCAAAGCCTTTATGCAGCGGCACAACATTCCCACCGCAGCGTATGAAGCCTTTACCGACCCGAAGGCCGCCCACGCCTATGTGGACCGCATGGGCGCACCCATCGTGGTCAAGGCCGATGGTTTGGCCGCAGGCAAGGGTGTGGTGGTGGCCCTGACGCTTGACGAGGCCCACGCTGCGATTGACTTCATGCTGCTGGACAACAAACTGGGCGTGGTGCACAACGCGGGTGAGGGCGGCCAGGCTGTGCCACGTGTTGTCATCGAAGAATTCCTGGAAGGCGAAGAAGCCAGCTTCATGGTGCTGTGTGATGGCAAGGACGTGGTGGCGCTGGCCACCAGCCAGGACCACAAGCGCCTGCTGGACGACGACCAAGGCCCCAACACCGGCGGCATGGGCGCCTATTCACCTGCACCCGTGGTCACGCCCCAGGTCCACGCCCGCGCCATGCGCGAGATCATCTTGCCAACGCTCAAGGGCATGGAGCAGGACGGCATCCCCTACACCGGCTTTTTGTACGCCGGTTTGATGATTGACCCGCAGGGCCAGGTCAAGACGCTGGAATTCAATTGCCGCATGGGTGACCCCGAGACGCAGCCGATTCTGATGCGCCTCAAGACCGATTTTGTGGACGTGCTGTTGGCCGCCACCGAGCACGGTGGCCTGGCCAATATGGAACTGGATTGGGACCGCCGCACGGCGTTGGGCGTGGTGCTGGCTGCCTTTGGTTATCCCAGTACACCGCGCAAGGGGGATGTCATCCACGGTTTGCCCGCTCCACAGGAGACATGCATGGTCTTCCACGCCGGAACCGAGGCCTGTGATGGCGCCACCGTCACCAGCGGTGGCCGCGTGTTGTGTGTGACGGCCTTGGCCGAAAACGCCAAGGCGGCCCGCCAGGTCGCCTACGACGCGATACCGGGCATTCGGTTCGATGGCATGCAGTACCGCCAGGACATTGGCCACCGGGCCATCAAGCCGGGCGCAGACGGCAAGGCTGGCCGATGA
- a CDS encoding chemotaxis protein CheD yields MPNRVANVFLMPGDYHVGDARCRISTLLGSCVSITLWHPQALVGAMSHFVLSGTSSDGVRNARYSDDALQLMLCKLRAKGVDPTECLAKVFGGGAMFDRTKSPGLPDVGRRNGEAARNLLLAHNIPIISESLFGDGYRKIMFNVSTGDIWVNYVERAPQTAALGIKETTA; encoded by the coding sequence ATGCCAAACCGTGTTGCCAACGTATTCCTGATGCCCGGGGATTACCACGTGGGTGACGCACGCTGCCGCATCAGCACTTTGCTGGGTTCCTGCGTATCCATAACCTTGTGGCACCCCCAAGCGTTGGTGGGCGCCATGTCGCACTTTGTACTGAGCGGTACCAGCTCGGATGGGGTGCGCAACGCCCGTTACAGCGACGATGCCTTGCAGCTCATGCTGTGCAAGCTGCGTGCGAAAGGCGTGGACCCTACAGAGTGTCTAGCCAAGGTCTTTGGTGGTGGCGCCATGTTTGACCGTACCAAAAGTCCTGGTCTGCCGGATGTTGGCCGGCGCAATGGCGAAGCTGCCCGCAATCTGCTGTTGGCGCACAACATTCCCATCATCTCGGAGAGCCTGTTTGGCGACGGTTACCGCAAGATTATGTTCAATGTCAGCACAGGCGATATCTGGGTGAACTATGTAGAACGAGCCCCGCAGACCGCTGCGCTGGGCATCAAGGAGACTACGGCATGA
- a CDS encoding helicase HerA-like domain-containing protein, with protein sequence MAAPDDTSILIAQHGETQCCLLPNKANRHGLITGATGTGKTITLQTMAEGFSRMGVPVFMADIKGDLTGISQTGSPSPKLSKIIEERKLPTPAYQAFPTTLWDVFGEQGHPVRATVSDLGPLLLARMLNLNETQAGVLQLVFKIADDDGLLLLDMKDLRAMCQDVGDNAKEYTTEYGNISAASIGAIQRGLMQIESQGGEKFFGEPMLNIADFMQTDAKGQGMVNILAADKLMNAPRLYATFLLWMLSELFETLPEVGDLDKPKMVFFFDEAHLLFNDAPKVLLERIELVVRLVRSKGVGVYFVTQNPLDIPDTVLAQLGNRVQHALRAFTPRDQKAVKSAADTMRAKPGLDIGTAITELAVGEALVSFLDDKGRPSITERVYVLPPCSQIGPITPEQRKTLLAESLVAGVYEKAVDRDSAFEAIKGRTQARQPAGTVPPAPNGVPSPTTGAPAGAPAAPAAPEKGILDSIGDMLGGGTRRTRTSVGEQLARSAASSIGREVGRQIIRGVLGGIFGGSRR encoded by the coding sequence ATGGCCGCTCCAGACGACACCAGCATCCTGATTGCACAGCATGGAGAAACCCAATGCTGTCTGCTACCGAACAAAGCCAACCGCCACGGGCTGATCACCGGCGCCACCGGCACCGGCAAAACCATCACGCTGCAGACCATGGCCGAGGGCTTTTCACGCATGGGGGTGCCGGTGTTCATGGCCGATATCAAGGGCGACCTGACCGGCATCTCGCAGACTGGCAGCCCCAGCCCCAAGCTGTCCAAGATCATCGAAGAGCGCAAACTGCCAACACCGGCCTACCAGGCCTTCCCCACCACACTGTGGGATGTGTTTGGTGAACAGGGGCACCCGGTGCGCGCCACCGTCAGCGACCTGGGACCGCTGCTCTTGGCCCGCATGCTGAACCTGAACGAGACCCAGGCCGGTGTGCTGCAGCTGGTGTTCAAGATCGCCGATGACGACGGTTTGCTGCTGCTGGACATGAAAGACCTGCGCGCCATGTGCCAGGACGTGGGCGACAACGCCAAGGAGTACACCACCGAATACGGCAACATCAGCGCCGCCAGCATCGGCGCCATCCAGCGTGGGCTGATGCAGATCGAGAGCCAGGGCGGCGAGAAGTTCTTTGGCGAGCCTATGCTCAATATTGCCGACTTCATGCAGACCGATGCCAAGGGTCAAGGCATGGTCAATATCCTGGCTGCCGACAAGCTGATGAACGCGCCCCGGCTTTACGCCACCTTTTTGTTGTGGATGCTGAGTGAACTGTTCGAGACCCTGCCCGAGGTGGGTGACTTGGACAAACCCAAGATGGTGTTCTTCTTCGACGAGGCGCATTTGTTGTTCAACGACGCGCCCAAGGTGCTGCTGGAGCGCATCGAACTGGTGGTGCGCCTGGTGCGCAGCAAGGGCGTGGGCGTGTATTTTGTGACGCAAAACCCGCTGGACATCCCCGACACCGTGTTGGCCCAGCTGGGCAACCGCGTGCAACACGCGCTGCGCGCCTTCACACCGCGTGACCAGAAGGCCGTCAAATCCGCCGCCGACACCATGCGCGCCAAGCCGGGGCTGGATATTGGCACGGCGATTACGGAGCTGGCCGTGGGCGAGGCATTGGTGAGTTTTCTGGACGACAAGGGTCGCCCCTCGATTACCGAGCGTGTCTACGTGCTGCCCCCGTGCAGCCAGATTGGGCCCATCACGCCAGAGCAGCGCAAGACCCTGCTGGCTGAATCGCTGGTGGCCGGGGTGTATGAGAAGGCCGTGGACAGGGATTCCGCGTTTGAGGCGATCAAGGGGCGCACCCAGGCAAGGCAGCCTGCCGGTACGGTGCCACCTGCGCCCAACGGCGTGCCCTCACCCACCACCGGCGCGCCAGCAGGCGCGCCCGCAGCGCCCGCAGCACCTGAAAAGGGCATCCTGGACTCCATCGGCGACATGCTGGGCGGTGGCACCCGCCGCACCCGCACCAGCGTGGGTGAACAATTGGCCCGCAGCGCTGCCAGCTCCATTGGGCGCGAGGTGGGGCGGCAGATTATTCGGGGGGTGCTGGGTGGGATTTTTGGTGGGTCCAGGCGCTAA
- a CDS encoding chemotaxis response regulator protein-glutamate methylesterase: protein MSIKVLIVDDSAVVRQVLSGLLRQDKDMEVLVPASDPILAMERMKTTWPDVIVLDVEMPRMDGITFLRKIMAERPTPVVICSTLTEKGARTSVEALSAGAVTTITKPKLDLKAFLQSSAAELIAAVKSAAGANVNRLAARSQAAALVPKAKNTADVILSPADTRAMSQTTEQVVAIGTSTGGTQALEEVLTALPRVSPGIVIVQHMPEKFTAAFASRLHSLCQIDVKEAAHNDRVVQGRALIAPGGKHMLLRRAGAQYFVEVIDGPVVNRHRPSVDVLFRSVAKCAGANALGIIMTGMGDDGAAGLLEMHQAGARTVAQDEASCVVYGMPKEAVKRGAVDKLVPLNMIDREILQQLQRSL, encoded by the coding sequence ATGAGCATCAAGGTGTTGATCGTGGACGACTCGGCCGTGGTGCGCCAGGTGTTGTCGGGCTTGTTGCGGCAGGACAAGGACATGGAGGTGCTGGTACCAGCCTCTGACCCCATCCTGGCCATGGAGCGCATGAAGACCACCTGGCCCGATGTGATCGTGCTCGATGTGGAAATGCCGCGCATGGACGGCATCACCTTCTTGCGCAAGATCATGGCCGAGCGGCCCACACCGGTGGTGATCTGCTCCACTCTGACAGAAAAGGGTGCCCGCACCTCGGTAGAGGCCTTGTCGGCCGGTGCGGTGACCACCATCACCAAGCCCAAGCTGGATTTGAAGGCCTTTCTGCAGTCCAGTGCCGCGGAGCTGATCGCCGCCGTCAAATCCGCCGCCGGGGCGAATGTGAACCGCCTCGCCGCACGCAGCCAGGCCGCGGCCCTGGTGCCCAAGGCAAAAAATACGGCGGATGTGATTCTGTCGCCCGCCGATACCCGCGCCATGAGCCAGACCACGGAGCAGGTGGTGGCCATAGGCACATCGACTGGTGGCACCCAGGCGTTGGAAGAGGTGTTGACAGCCTTGCCACGGGTATCGCCCGGCATTGTCATCGTGCAGCACATGCCCGAAAAGTTCACGGCCGCCTTTGCCAGCCGCTTGCACAGCCTGTGCCAGATTGATGTGAAAGAGGCCGCCCACAATGACCGCGTGGTACAGGGCAGGGCACTGATTGCACCCGGTGGCAAACACATGCTGCTGCGCCGTGCAGGTGCCCAGTATTTTGTGGAAGTGATTGACGGGCCGGTGGTCAACCGGCATCGCCCCTCGGTGGATGTGCTGTTCCGCTCGGTGGCCAAATGTGCCGGTGCCAACGCACTGGGCATCATCATGACCGGCATGGGTGATGACGGTGCGGCCGGATTGCTGGAAATGCACCAGGCCGGTGCCCGCACTGTGGCGCAAGACGAGGCCAGCTGTGTGGTCTATGGCATGCCCAAAGAGGCCGTCAAACGGGGCGCTGTGGACAAGCTGGTTCCACTGAACATGATTGACCGCGAGATCCTTCAGCAATTGCAAAGATCTTTATGA
- a CDS encoding EAL domain-containing protein yields MNDVNHLVAMVVEDSVVQRNHLVSLLQDLCFGTVLEACDGTDALRLLGTLTTEKIFLLITDIDMPGMDGFELITHLAESRRVENLIVTSARDPRLLETVESLGADNARMNLLGTLPKPITGPALARLLEAARHRQADAVKAAPAAMQELAEIELALDSGQFVPFFQPKIAMATGLLKGVEALARWRHPQRGLLGPAAFIGTIEGTPLMAHFTLVMVELSLKVFVEWQKSMPSLTLSLNLSADDLSDQGFVDRLMGLVKVYEVEPSALIWEVTETMVMNPQALANLARLGLKGFGLSMDDFGIGYSSMQTLSRSPFTELKIDRIFVNGASERSNRRAILSSSLEMGRSLGVSTVAEGVETVEDWNLVRSLGCDIAQGYLIAKPMPGEELMSWTRTNRARLRGLAQAVGVS; encoded by the coding sequence ATGAACGATGTGAACCACCTGGTCGCCATGGTTGTGGAGGACAGTGTTGTCCAACGCAACCATTTGGTCAGCCTGCTACAGGACCTGTGCTTTGGCACGGTACTGGAGGCCTGTGACGGCACGGATGCGCTGCGTCTGCTAGGCACGTTGACGACCGAAAAAATATTCCTGCTCATCACCGACATCGATATGCCTGGCATGGATGGCTTCGAGTTGATCACCCACCTGGCCGAGAGCCGCCGGGTGGAAAACCTGATCGTCACCAGCGCGCGGGACCCCCGCCTGCTGGAAACGGTGGAAAGCCTGGGCGCCGACAACGCCCGCATGAACTTGCTGGGCACGCTGCCCAAGCCCATCACCGGGCCGGCGCTGGCCCGCTTGTTGGAAGCGGCAAGGCACCGCCAGGCAGACGCGGTCAAAGCTGCGCCCGCCGCCATGCAGGAATTGGCAGAGATTGAACTGGCACTGGACAGTGGGCAGTTTGTGCCCTTTTTTCAGCCCAAGATTGCAATGGCGACGGGTTTGCTCAAAGGGGTGGAGGCGCTGGCGCGCTGGCGCCACCCGCAACGCGGACTGCTCGGACCGGCGGCCTTCATTGGCACCATAGAAGGTACGCCGTTGATGGCCCATTTCACGCTGGTCATGGTGGAGCTGTCCTTGAAGGTGTTTGTGGAGTGGCAGAAGTCCATGCCATCGCTGACCTTGTCACTCAACTTGTCAGCCGACGATTTGTCCGACCAGGGATTTGTGGACCGACTGATGGGCCTGGTAAAGGTTTACGAAGTGGAGCCTTCTGCCCTGATCTGGGAGGTCACCGAAACCATGGTCATGAATCCACAGGCCCTGGCCAATCTTGCACGGCTGGGGCTCAAGGGTTTTGGCCTGTCCATGGATGACTTTGGCATTGGGTATTCGTCCATGCAGACCCTGTCGCGCAGCCCGTTCACAGAGTTGAAGATTGACCGGATATTTGTCAATGGCGCCAGTGAACGCTCCAACCGCCGCGCCATTCTGAGCAGTTCCCTGGAGATGGGCCGCAGCCTGGGCGTGAGCACGGTGGCCGAAGGCGTGGAGACAGTCGAAGACTGGAACTTGGTGCGCAGCCTGGGCTGTGACATTGCCCAGGGGTACCTGATCGCCAAACCCATGCCGGGTGAAGAGTTGATGTCGTGGACCCGGACCAACCGGGCGCGCCTGCGTGGTCTGGCGCAGGCAGTGGGTGTCTCTTGA
- a CDS encoding YebC/PmpR family DNA-binding transcriptional regulator, translated as MAGHSKWANIQHRKGRQDEKRQRVWTRVMREIMVAARMGGGDLGSNPRLRLAVEKGKAANMPAENVKYGIAKATGTLEGIVYEEIRYEGYGIGGAAIIVDTMTDNKVRTVAEVRHAFSKHGGNMGTEGSVVFQFKHCGQLIFAPGTSEDKIMEVALEAGAEDVITDDDGAIEVLTAFADYEAVKQALEAAGLVAEISGVTMRAENTIELSGDDAVRMQKLLDVLEDLDDTQEIFHNAAL; from the coding sequence GTGGCAGGACACAGCAAATGGGCCAATATTCAGCACCGCAAGGGGCGCCAGGATGAGAAGCGACAGCGCGTCTGGACCCGTGTGATGCGTGAAATCATGGTCGCAGCCCGCATGGGCGGGGGCGATCTGGGCAGCAACCCACGCCTGCGCCTGGCTGTGGAAAAGGGCAAGGCGGCCAATATGCCCGCCGAAAACGTGAAATACGGCATTGCCAAGGCCACCGGCACATTGGAAGGCATCGTCTACGAAGAAATCCGTTACGAGGGTTATGGTATCGGTGGCGCGGCCATCATCGTAGACACCATGACCGACAACAAGGTACGCACCGTGGCTGAAGTGCGCCACGCCTTCAGCAAACACGGCGGCAATATGGGCACCGAGGGTTCGGTGGTGTTCCAGTTCAAACACTGCGGCCAGCTGATTTTTGCGCCCGGCACCAGCGAAGACAAGATCATGGAAGTGGCGCTGGAGGCCGGTGCTGAAGACGTCATCACCGATGACGATGGCGCCATCGAAGTGCTGACCGCCTTTGCCGACTACGAAGCCGTCAAACAGGCGCTGGAAGCCGCAGGCTTGGTGGCCGAGATTTCAGGCGTCACCATGCGGGCCGAAAACACGATTGAGCTGAGCGGCGATGACGCCGTGCGTATGCAAAAACTGCTGGACGTGCTGGAAGACCTGGACGACACGCAAGAAATTTTCCACAACGCCGCTTTATGA
- a CDS encoding protein-glutamate O-methyltransferase CheR: MIDIKDHEFAKYQSFIFDEAGITLASTKKALVTGRLSKRLQHHGLSTYTEYLSLLSSKRDPAEVQIAIDLLTTNETYFFREPKHFDLLRKLVMEAAAANRPLRVWSAACSSGEEVYSIAMVLADCMENRPWELFGSDISARVLRHASFGHYPEGRTTHIPPDYLKRFCLKGTGPQAGTLLIQRSLRDRVRFMQVNLDRPLPNLGQFDLIFVRNVMIYFSSETKQGVAQRLAQHLKPGGHLLVGHSETLNDTRTDLRPVAPSIYTKP; this comes from the coding sequence ATGATTGACATCAAAGACCACGAATTCGCCAAATACCAGAGCTTTATTTTTGACGAGGCGGGCATCACGCTTGCCTCCACGAAGAAAGCACTGGTTACCGGGCGCCTGTCCAAGCGCCTGCAACACCATGGCCTGAGCACCTATACCGAGTATCTGTCCCTGTTGAGCAGCAAGCGCGATCCGGCCGAGGTGCAGATCGCCATCGATTTGCTGACCACCAACGAAACCTACTTCTTCCGCGAACCCAAACACTTTGACCTGCTGCGCAAGTTGGTCATGGAAGCAGCGGCCGCCAACCGGCCCCTGCGTGTCTGGAGTGCCGCCTGCTCCAGTGGAGAAGAGGTCTACAGCATTGCCATGGTGCTGGCCGATTGCATGGAGAACCGGCCCTGGGAACTGTTTGGTTCCGACATCAGTGCGCGGGTCTTGCGCCACGCCAGTTTTGGCCATTACCCGGAGGGACGCACCACCCACATACCGCCCGACTACCTGAAGCGCTTTTGCCTCAAGGGCACAGGCCCGCAGGCGGGTACGCTGCTGATTCAACGCAGTCTGCGCGACCGGGTGCGGTTCATGCAGGTGAACCTGGACAGGCCCTTGCCCAACCTGGGGCAGTTTGACCTGATCTTTGTGCGCAATGTGATGATCTATTTCAGCAGCGAGACTAAGCAAGGTGTGGCGCAGCGCCTGGCGCAGCATCTGAAGCCGGGGGGGCACCTTCTGGTGGGCCATTCCGAGACGCTGAACGATACCAGGACCGACCTGCGCCCGGTGGCGCCGTCCATCTATACCAAGCCGTAG